One window of the Zea mays cultivar B73 chromosome 3, Zm-B73-REFERENCE-NAM-5.0, whole genome shotgun sequence genome contains the following:
- the LOC103650041 gene encoding ergosterol biosynthetic protein 28, whose product MAHVPLKLKKRGMPALGWWLMAVGSLRSAFTWSCFFGSASLCSATYSEIQVTGVHGRTVAVWTLLSCTLCFLCAFNLSSKPLYAATFLSIVYAIGHLSVECVVYHTISAASLAPFTFITVTTMVWMLLQWNSDGHNPRPGRSTSKQP is encoded by the exons ATGGCTCATGTCCCCTTGAAGTTGAAGAAGCGCGGCATGCCGGCACTGGGGTGGTGGCTCATGGCTGTCGGCAGCTTGCGCTCGGCCTTCACCTGGTCGTGCTTCTTCGGCTCCGCGTCGCTCTGCTCAGCCACCTACTCCGAGATACAGG TGACCGGCGTGCATGGGCGCACGGTTGCGGTGTGGACGCTGCTGTCGTGCACGCTCTGCTTCCTGTGCGCCTTCAACCTCAGCAGCAAGCCGCTGTACGCGGCCACCTTCCTGTCCATCGTCTACGCCATCGGGCACCTGAGCGTCGAGTGCGTGGTTTATCACACAATCAGTGCAGCTAGTCTCGCCCCATTCACCTTCATCACAG TCACAACCATGGTCTGGATGCTGCTTCAGTGGAACTCGgatggccacaaccctcgtcccgGTCGGTCTACTTCCAAGCAGCCATGA